The Bacillota bacterium genome includes the window GGCCCAGCCCCGGGGTAGAGGATGGTCATGTTGGCGATGCCGCCGATGTTCTCCACGACCCGGCCGGCTCTATCGTCCCGCAGATACCACCAGTCGAACCAGGCGCTCAGGGGCGCCCCCCTGCCCCCGTGGGCCATGTCGTTGTCCCGAAGGTGACTTACCGCCGGAACGCCCAGCTGTGCGGCAACCCGGGCCGTGTCCGCCAGCTCCAGCACCCCTGCCGCCTGTCCTGCCCGGGCGGCCGCTTCGGGGTGGCGGTAAAAGATAACCGGCCCCTGGAAGACCGCCAGGCGGACCCTTTCGGGCGTCAGTCCCGCCTGTTGGAGAAGGGCGCGCCCGGCGCCGGCGATGGCCTCGCTGACGGCGATGCGGGCGTCGAGAAGCTCCTCGGCCGCAAAGCGCTGCGGGGGGTAGAGCCGGAAGACCGAAGCCCGTACCTGTGCGTTGAACGGAAAGGTGCCGTACGCGGCGAGGTTGAGCGGGGGCCGTGCCGCACCCTGGTCAGGCCACTCGATGAGGGCCGCGCTGACCCCGTCGGCCGATGTCCCGCACATCATCCCGAGCACGAAAGTCATGTCGGTCTTCTCTCTTGCCGTTTATCCCGTTTGCCCCTTACCGCGCGGGCCGTTCCCACCGGTAGCCCGCCGGCCAGCGCCCGGGGATGGTCACCGGCAGCCGGCCGCCAGGCAAGAACCGGCCGGCCAGCGCCTCCGCCGCGGCCTGAAGCGAGGCGGGAGCCGTCCCGTAGACGGCCATCAGGGCCGGCCCCTCCGGCATCCGGCCGAGGTCGTAGGGCTCCCGCAGGGCCAGCACCACAACCGGGCGGCTGCCGCGGCGAGACCAGATCGCGGATGCCAGGTCCTCCT containing:
- a CDS encoding glycoside hydrolase family 3 C-terminal domain-containing protein, giving the protein EDLASAIWSRRGSRPVVVLALREPYDLGRMPEGPALMAVYGTAPASLQAAAEALAGRFLPGGRLPVTIPGRWPAGYRWERPAR